ATGGGTTTCACATAAGTTATGGCCAGGGCGCCTAAAAGGGCAGCTGGTATTTCTACCAAACCAGAAAATTGTCCGTAATACCATGAAGTAAACACAGAATTACCGTTTTGACGGGCAGGAAGCGATACAGCGGCTCCTTCCGGAAAATTTTGCAAACCCATACCAATAGCTAAAGCTACGGCTCCAAACAACATAGATTTATCATTAATTTGAGAAGCAGCACCAAAAGTTACTCCTACAGCCAGACCCTCAGGAATATTATGAATTGTTACTGCAAGGATCAATAAAAAAGATTTACCCAATTTACTCCTTAATCCCTCTACATGCTTTGTTTCATTGTGCATATGAGGGACAAGCCTGTCAGTCAGCCATAAAAATGCACAGCCTGCCAAAAATCCTGTTACTGCAGGTATATAACCTGGAATTCCAATTTCTGAAGCAAAATCTAATGA
This region of Clostridiaceae bacterium genomic DNA includes:
- a CDS encoding ZIP family metal transporter, with product MQWFMEQSGITQAFLASLFTWGMTAAGAALVFFFVRVRQNIMDSMLGFAAGVMTAASFFSLLNPSLDFASEIGIPGYIPAVTGFLAGCAFLWLTDRLVPHMHNETKHVEGLRSKLGKSFLLILAVTIHNIPEGLAVGVTFGAASQINDKSMLFGAVALAIGMGLQNFPEGAAVSLPARQNGNSVFTSWYYGQFSGLVEIPAALLGALAITYVKPILPYFMSFAAGAMIYVVFDELIPEAHADGKKAIVTIMAVLGFAVMMFLDVALG